A stretch of Aythya fuligula isolate bAytFul2 chromosome 1, bAytFul2.pri, whole genome shotgun sequence DNA encodes these proteins:
- the LOC116485582 gene encoding GPALPP motifs-containing protein 1-like isoform X4 encodes MPAKGPVESDVTKEFERRAQRMKEKLTSADSPVPRQSWMSELPPGLKSVGFGPRTVRRGADDKSGIGCIWTDTPADRERQAKDNEGTVLSGRDERLAEQVTPYNESKRPESPGHASEKAEEQSIRRANLRREGRLTESRISKLINLMKHKKRSPCICIS; translated from the exons ATGCCTGCCAAAGGACCAGTGGAGTCTGATGTGACTAAAGAATTTGAACGCAGAGCTCAGCGAATGAAGGAAAAACTTACTTCAGCAGACAGT CCAGTTCCCAGGCAATCATGGATGTCAGAACTTCCACCTGGATTGAAAAGCGTTGGGTTTGGCCCAAGAACAGTCAGGAGAGGAGCCGATGACAAATCGGGCATTGGATGTATTTGGACAGATACTCCAGCTGACAGAGAGAGACAAGCCAAG GATAATGAAGGAACTGTGTTATCTGGAAGAGACGAGAGACTTGCTGAGCAGGTGACTCCTTACAAT GAGTCCAAGAGACCAGAATCTCCTGGACATGCatcagaaaaagctgaagagcAAAGCATCAGAAGAGCAAACCTCAGGAGAGAAGGCCGTTTGACCGAGAGCAGGATCTCAAAGTTGATCAATCTGATgaagcacaaaaaaagaagCCCTTGTATTTGTATctcttga
- the LOC116485582 gene encoding GPALPP motifs-containing protein 1-like isoform X2, with protein MWLGKVTSGSEEEDTIIGPMPAKGPVESDVTKEFERRAQRMKEKLTSADSPVPRQSWMSELPPGLKSVGFGPRTVRRGADDKSGIGCIWTDTPADRERQAKDNEGTVLSGRDERLAEQVTPYNESKRPESPGHASEKAEEQSIRRANLRREGRLTESRISKLINLMKHKKRSPCICIS; from the exons ATGTGGCTCGGCAAG gtaACAAGTGGCAGTGAGGAAGAAGACACCATAATAGGCCCAATGCCTGCCAAAGGACCAGTGGAGTCTGATGTGACTAAAGAATTTGAACGCAGAGCTCAGCGAATGAAGGAAAAACTTACTTCAGCAGACAGT CCAGTTCCCAGGCAATCATGGATGTCAGAACTTCCACCTGGATTGAAAAGCGTTGGGTTTGGCCCAAGAACAGTCAGGAGAGGAGCCGATGACAAATCGGGCATTGGATGTATTTGGACAGATACTCCAGCTGACAGAGAGAGACAAGCCAAG GATAATGAAGGAACTGTGTTATCTGGAAGAGACGAGAGACTTGCTGAGCAGGTGACTCCTTACAAT GAGTCCAAGAGACCAGAATCTCCTGGACATGCatcagaaaaagctgaagagcAAAGCATCAGAAGAGCAAACCTCAGGAGAGAAGGCCGTTTGACCGAGAGCAGGATCTCAAAGTTGATCAATCTGATgaagcacaaaaaaagaagCCCTTGTATTTGTATctcttga
- the LOC116485582 gene encoding GPALPP motifs-containing protein 1-like isoform X3 translates to MVTSGSEEEDTIIGPMPAKGPVESDVTKEFERRAQRMKEKLTSADSPVPRQSWMSELPPGLKSVGFGPRTVRRGADDKSGIGCIWTDTPADRERQAKDNEGTVLSGRDERLAEQVTPYNESKRPESPGHASEKAEEQSIRRANLRREGRLTESRISKLINLMKHKKRSPCICIS, encoded by the exons ATG gtaACAAGTGGCAGTGAGGAAGAAGACACCATAATAGGCCCAATGCCTGCCAAAGGACCAGTGGAGTCTGATGTGACTAAAGAATTTGAACGCAGAGCTCAGCGAATGAAGGAAAAACTTACTTCAGCAGACAGT CCAGTTCCCAGGCAATCATGGATGTCAGAACTTCCACCTGGATTGAAAAGCGTTGGGTTTGGCCCAAGAACAGTCAGGAGAGGAGCCGATGACAAATCGGGCATTGGATGTATTTGGACAGATACTCCAGCTGACAGAGAGAGACAAGCCAAG GATAATGAAGGAACTGTGTTATCTGGAAGAGACGAGAGACTTGCTGAGCAGGTGACTCCTTACAAT GAGTCCAAGAGACCAGAATCTCCTGGACATGCatcagaaaaagctgaagagcAAAGCATCAGAAGAGCAAACCTCAGGAGAGAAGGCCGTTTGACCGAGAGCAGGATCTCAAAGTTGATCAATCTGATgaagcacaaaaaaagaagCCCTTGTATTTGTATctcttga
- the LOC116485582 gene encoding GPALPP motifs-containing protein 1-like isoform X1 — translation MFYFWKVTSGSEEEDTIIGPMPAKGPVESDVTKEFERRAQRMKEKLTSADSPVPRQSWMSELPPGLKSVGFGPRTVRRGADDKSGIGCIWTDTPADRERQAKDNEGTVLSGRDERLAEQVTPYNESKRPESPGHASEKAEEQSIRRANLRREGRLTESRISKLINLMKHKKRSPCICIS, via the exons atgttttatttttggaaggtaACAAGTGGCAGTGAGGAAGAAGACACCATAATAGGCCCAATGCCTGCCAAAGGACCAGTGGAGTCTGATGTGACTAAAGAATTTGAACGCAGAGCTCAGCGAATGAAGGAAAAACTTACTTCAGCAGACAGT CCAGTTCCCAGGCAATCATGGATGTCAGAACTTCCACCTGGATTGAAAAGCGTTGGGTTTGGCCCAAGAACAGTCAGGAGAGGAGCCGATGACAAATCGGGCATTGGATGTATTTGGACAGATACTCCAGCTGACAGAGAGAGACAAGCCAAG GATAATGAAGGAACTGTGTTATCTGGAAGAGACGAGAGACTTGCTGAGCAGGTGACTCCTTACAAT GAGTCCAAGAGACCAGAATCTCCTGGACATGCatcagaaaaagctgaagagcAAAGCATCAGAAGAGCAAACCTCAGGAGAGAAGGCCGTTTGACCGAGAGCAGGATCTCAAAGTTGATCAATCTGATgaagcacaaaaaaagaagCCCTTGTATTTGTATctcttga